A stretch of DNA from Toxotes jaculatrix isolate fToxJac2 chromosome 15, fToxJac2.pri, whole genome shotgun sequence:
TCCTTGGTAGAGCAAAATGATATAGTAAAGCACAACCTGTTCTTGCACCATGGTTTGCCCTCTGCAGGGGAAACGGCGATGACAGTGGGCCGGGGAGGCTGAGCCGCAGGCTGTCCCGCCTGGGCAGCAGGCATCAGTCCAGGGATCCACCGAGACCCCCGGCTCAGCCAGAGAGacctcctgctccagctgacGGAGCTGTTCAACAAGGTGTGTGATCATCTGGTACTTCAGTTTAATGTTGCTGCAAATTATTGATCCCATCTCACacaagaaagaggagaaatccACACATTGTTGGGGAGATCTGTGTCTAAAGTGTTCCagacaaactaaaataaataaatgacatacGTGACGTACATGACAGGAGTAGCATATCAGTGTTGAAGTTATATAAGCATCAGGAGACCATCAAACAAACAGTCTTAAAGATTTTAGCTTAGCGCTCCATGTAACTGCAGAAAAGACAGCATCATAACTTTTCTCATCTCTCAATATCTGTTCTCCATCCATGTCTGGTACCATAGCTGGCAGGCCCTCTCCACCAGTCCCTGCCCCACCTGCCCCACCTGTTCCAGCTCCAGCACTGGCTCCTGCTCCTCTCGCCCTGCCCATGGAAACACCACCTAAACGCCCAGACAAAGCAACAAAGCCCAAACTTCCTCCTCGGCCACTGTCCAAAGTGTTCAGTAGCACCGAACACGGAGCGGCTGTGTTGcaggtgtgtatttgtggttATGGTTATGAGTTTATTTTATGGCACCGGCACAAAAATTTAAGTAAACaactatttttttcctccacaaagtgaaataattttttctgaaaataaagGCATTACACTTAAACACATTACACTCACTCTCAGCTGAGCTTGGTCAAATCCTTCTTTCTCTAGCTGTCCTCTCTGCACTGCCGGTGAAAGGAATGTGTCCTCCTGCTTGGTGCATAGTCTATAGCAATTTTACCCACCAAATACCTCACCACAATAAAGAGGCAGTGGGGAGTCTGAGGCCACCAAACCCCCTCAACAGTTTCTCAACATAATTATTAGTGATTTGCTAAAGTTAAAATCCAACATTCCAAGCGACTCATGacaaatattgttttgttttgttttgttttttcctcacagGGCTTTGAAACTTTTCGGGCACATGAGACTCTCTGTGATGTTGTCTTGGTTCCAGGGGACAGCAAGGAAACTTTCCCAGTCCACCGAGTTATCATGGCTTCATCCAGTGACTATTTCAAGGCAATGTTCACGGGTGAGTGGTCGGCTCAAGAGTTCCAGATATGCAACGACTGCATTTCACAATATAGTACAAGATAATGAAGCCAAACagaacagcaacagaaacacatttcagcGCACGCCCCAAACTAAAATATCAAGAAGACTAAGTCATGCTCGTGGATCTGTGAGGCTGCACGTTGGTACAATGCTACTTTGAGCTGAATGCAAACACCCTCACAGACACAATTAAGTATCACAGTTGTGGACAAGTTGAAATTCACTATCAAGACAATTATTCTTTACAGGGCGCCACTACTCATGCTTTAACTTTTAGATAAATATTCAGAAATACTATAAGAAAAGAGGTAGTACATATCAGGAGTCAAAAACACTTCTGCATTGTACTTTCTTTCACTTGCATCTTCACAGATCATCAGCATTTGACTACAAAATCAGCCTTAGTGCTTTGATCAACCTCATGCAGTTCATGAATGAGCTGCTAGGCTTTACAGTGTCGGCTGCGTCTTTGTATCTTGCTGACTGTGCACTTTGGCACCACGCCTGCACAAGACAAATCTTCTGAAATTATGCAGAATCATTCTTTCACCTTGTCCTCGTCTCTTTTGTActaattttttcccctttcttcaGGAGGCATGAGGGAGCAGGAGATGAGAGAGATCAAGCTGCATGGGGTCACTAAGTTGGGTTTAAAGAACATTATAGACTTCATTTACACATCCAAAGTCAACCTCGATATGAGTAATCTCCAGGACACATTGGAGGCTGCAAACTTCCTGCAGGTCATGCCTGTGCTGAGGTTCTGTAATCAGCTTCTGAGCAGTGAGGTGAGACGTTTTTGTTTCAGTCACACTCTTTGCCAAGTCGTCTGAAGTGTTGTATCAGTTCCTTAATTATATTCAGATACACTAAAGGTCTATTTAAGCTGCCCTTCCCATCCATACTTTCTCAGTGTAAGTCAAAGGCCTGCAAAATCCATCTTTAATCTGTATCGTTCTTTGGTGCAGATCACTATTGATAACTGTGTGGAAGTCGAGCGCATCGCAACAGACTTGCTTCTGGAGGACGTTCAGCTGAATATAGGTGAGGAAACTGATCTaagaacacagaaacaaagaagtACACTCTTTATTCTATCTGTATAAATACATAGATGGGGTGGAAAGTGAGATTAGCATAGAGTTGTTAAGCTCTTACAGTCCTCAGACCTCCAGTCCATTATCTTCAGCAACTTATTAAAACATAAAGTATATAAGTAAGATCACAGAAATTTACTGTAGCAGGAATCCTTTGGgttcaaaaactaaaacaaactgggagattattattgtcattgtcaatCCTCCTTTGTTCTATCAATCCTAGGTGAGTTTGTGAGCCAGAACCTCTCAGCCTTGGTGGAGTGTGGCCGTTACCTCCAGCTCTCCGAGACCAGTATGGCCAACGCTCTGGCCAGCAACTCGCTGGAAGGTTTCTCTGAACTGGAGCTGTACCACATTGCCAGAGGATGGCTGGACCATGACCCCCCAAAACGTCTCTCATCTGTCTATTACTTAATGCGCCACATCCGCTTCCCACTGATGAGTCCCAGCGAGCTGATTCAGATCTCCCAGGAAGAAGGAGGCGACTCCATGATGCGCTCTGAGACGGCCTGTGTCAACCTCCTGCTGGAGGCCAGCAACTACCAGATGATGCCTTTCATGCAGCCAGCCCTGCAAACTGAGCGGACGCAAATACGCTCCGACTCCACGCATATTCTAGCACTGGGCGGTGTGATGCGGCAGCAGCTGGTGGTGAGCCGGGAGCTGAGGCTCTATGATGAGAAGACTGGCCACTGGAAGGCCCTGAAGCCCATGGAGGTACCACGCTACCAACATGGTGTGGCTCTTCTAGGCGGCTTCCTCTTCATTGTTGGAGGTCAGTGCGTCCAGTGTACACTGTACACACTCTCAGGAAGATATTCAGCTCTTATTTAGGCAGCTTGTGTTCATGTGCCTTTTGT
This window harbors:
- the si:rp71-68n21.9 gene encoding kelch-like protein 9 codes for the protein MGGNGDDSGPGRLSRRLSRLGSRHQSRDPPRPPAQPERPPAPADGAVQQAGRPSPPVPAPPAPPVPAPALAPAPLALPMETPPKRPDKATKPKLPPRPLSKVFSSTEHGAAVLQGFETFRAHETLCDVVLVPGDSKETFPVHRVIMASSSDYFKAMFTGGMREQEMREIKLHGVTKLGLKNIIDFIYTSKVNLDMSNLQDTLEAANFLQVMPVLRFCNQLLSSEITIDNCVEVERIATDLLLEDVQLNIGEFVSQNLSALVECGRYLQLSETSMANALASNSLEGFSELELYHIARGWLDHDPPKRLSSVYYLMRHIRFPLMSPSELIQISQEEGGDSMMRSETACVNLLLEASNYQMMPFMQPALQTERTQIRSDSTHILALGGVMRQQLVVSRELRLYDEKTGHWKALKPMEVPRYQHGVALLGGFLFIVGGQSTYDTKGKTAIDSAYRYDPRFDKWLQIASLNEKRTFFHLSALKGKLFAVGGRNASGEIDTVECYDLKKNEWTFVTSMMEPHYGHAGTVHGDLMYISGGITRDTFQKELWCYDPAADTWSRRADMTELRGLHCMCTVGDRLYVMGGNHFRGSSDYDDVLGCEYYSPEADQWTVVAPMPRGQSDVGVTVFNGQIYVVGGYSWNSRCMVDIVQRYDPERDAWDRVFNVLEPLGGIRACTMTVHLPEGSVDEAQIQECLLFTAKS